The DNA segment AACAGCTTGAAAAACTGACCATCCACACGCGCTATGGCACCTACCAACCGTTCGTAGTGACCCAAAATCAGCGCTACGGTTCCACCGGACACCCCAGGAATGATGTCGGCTGCGCCCATGCACAGCCCGCGCAGCCAATTGATTGCATCATTGGCATAACCGTTATGACTATCAGGCATCGACTGAACTTCGTGAATGTGAGCGAGGTTGACTCCATCGAACTGGCTGGCCGGGGTTACCTTTAGCTAGCCGCTATCATGATTCGCATAATCATCGCGGCAAATTTTTTGTAGCTACGCTCGCCAGCGCGTGGCCCCACTAGCATAACCTGTTCGAGCCCTGCCGTGTCAGATCACTTAAAAGCTTTGATTATAGGAATTGTCGAAGGATTGACAGAATTTCTACCAGTCAGTTCCACGGCCCATATCCGCATTTGCCAAGAGCTGCTGAACATATCGCTGGAAGACAGCTACTGGAAGATGTTCGCGATCGTAATCCAGCTTGGCGCTGTTCTGGCGGTAGTGGTCTATTTTCGTTATCGCATTCTGGATTTTCTGCGGCACTTTCCGGGCGGACGATCTGGACAGCGCAAATGGTGGAATCATCCGCTGTCTTTGGTGACACTCAGTTTTGTCGTCACAGCCATTCCTTGCTTCCTGTTGGATAAGTACATCGGCGATAATTTGGAGAACTTCCACGTCATCGGAGCGGCTCTGATCATTGGTGGCGTTTTGATGTTGTGGATCGATCGCACCTTCAGCCAGCGTGCCACCACGCATCACATGGACGATATTACCGTCCCTCAAGCGCTGGTCATTGGTTGCACGCAGATTTTAGCGGCGGCCTTTCCGGGCGTCAGCCGTAGCATGTCCACGATTGCCGGCGGACAGGTGATGGGGCTCTCACGCCCCGCAGCACTTGAATTCAGCTTCTTCTTATCGCTACCAGTCATGCTGGCCGCGACCGGTTTCAAACTGCTGCAATTTGTACTCAAGAGCATCACGACTATCACGACGGACCAGTGGCTGATTCTGGGCAACGGTTTTGTAGTCAGTTTCTTGGTGGGCTGGGCGGTAATTGCCTGGTTCATGTCATGGGTCAATCGCCACGGCTTTGCGCCCTTTGCCGTTTACCGATTGGTTATCGGTTCAGCGGTGCTGCTGTGGCTGGCTTGACCGTCACGATCACGCATTTGAAGGCCGGTGTCTTGGATTGCGGATCGAGAGTGCGGGGCACCAACACATTGGCTTCCGGGTAGTACATCAGCGCATTGCCGGGACGAATGTCGTCATAGGACCGCGCCAGGTAGCCAGCGATTCGGCCCACGCTGCTGGTGATCTCGACAGGTTGGTCCGGCTGCAGATTCAGCCGCCGCAGGTCGTCGGGATGAATCAAGATCAGATCTCGGCGCTCTTGACCGCGATACAAATCTTCCTCTTCGTACACGACGGTGTTGAACTGACCTTCGCTGCGCACCGTCATCAAGCGCAGTTGATCGACACCGATGGCGGCCAGTTCGGGGATGGGATGCGAATGAAAAATTGCTCTTCCGTCTGGGGTCGAAAAACGCGGTTGATGTAAAATCCGACCGGTAATCTGAAATTCTTGCTTGGTCTGCCCGATCGACCCGATGGCTTGGTAGCCAGGCACAACCTGTCCGATCCACTGCCGAATCGTGTCGGACTGCTGCATGTCGGTCCACTGGATCGCCGCACTATCTCCCACCAGTCGCTGACCCAACTCGGCCACTACCTGAATTTCGCTGCGCGGTCCGGGATAGCGCACTGGTCCACCATCGCTCAGACGCACAAAGTTGAACATCGACTCTTGCGTAGTCGGCTGCGGCTCTTCATCGCGCGGCAGCACGGGCAGAATCAACGTCTGATCCGCCAAGGCATGTACATGGCCCGTGTTGAGTGTCGTGCTGAGCGTAGCCAGCAATCGCAATTGCCCCAGCGCCTGCTTGGCATAAGCAGCGTCTGGGTTCGATCCGTACAGATTGCCGCCTAAGCAAATGGCCGCCTGCGTTTGACCTGAGTGAGCGGCCTCCATGCAGGCCATCGTGTCCATGCCTGGCGAGGTGGGCAACGGCAATTGATAGTGCTGCTGGAGATTATTGAAGATTGCGTCTTTCAACTTGGGAGTGACGCCGACAGATCCCATTCCTTGAACGTTGGAGTGACCGCGAATAGGCATCAGCCCAGCACCAGACCGCCCTACCATGCCGCGCAGCAACGCCAGATTGACAATGGCCTCGACGTTTTCGACTCCATGCACATGGTGCGTAATGCCCATCGTCCAGCCAAAGATAGCGGCGCGGGACTGCGCGTACAATTCGGCAATTCGACGCATTTCTGCCTGCGTTACTCCACTGCGCTGCTCCAAGTCACTCCAGCGCAGCCCTTGTAAGTGCTGCACAAAATTCGCACCTCCGCTGGTGTGATTGGCGATGAACGCCTCGTCGGCAGCTCCACACTGGACAACGGCCTTAGCAATGCCGGTCAGCAGCGCTAAATCACCTCCAATGTGTGGTTGACAATAGTGGCTGGCAATGGACGATCCGAACAACATGCTCCGCACATCGCTGGGAATACGGAATTTGACCATACCCAGCTCACGCACCGGATTGATCAAAATCACTTGACCGCCACGGCGACGCAAATGCGTTAGTGACGTCAACAGACGCGGATGATTGCTGGCCGGATTACCTCCGATGATAAACGCCAGATCACAGTGCTCGATATCCTCTAGCGTAACTGTGGCTGTGCCGGTACCCAAAGCCTTGTTCAGTCCAACGCCACTGGCCTGATGGCAATAGTAGCTGCAGTTATTGACGTTGTTCGTGCCGTACAGTCGCGCTACCAACTGCAACAAGAACCCGGCCTCATTGCTGCTGCGGCCGCTGAAGTACCAGAATGTTTGGTCAGGAGCCAGCGATTTCAGGGCATCCTCAATTCGCTGCATGGCCTCTCGCCAGGTCACCGGTCGAAAATGACTGGCACCGCGCGTATAGAGCACCGGCTGGATCAATCTGCCGGATATTTCTAATTGTCGGGACGACCAGCTCTGTAATTCCGCCACGCTGTTTTGCTGCCAAAATTCGGCGGTAATGGCCGGCTGCATATCCGACGCCATGGCCTGCATCGACTTCTTACAGACCTCAGGAAAGGCACCGCGCTCATTGACCATACCGCCCTTTTGACCACCCATTCCCAAAGCGCACGTCTTGCAGGCGTTCTTGCTGCGCAGGGCTTTGTAGAATTTCCACAGTCCGCCTGCTTGGCGTGCCTTGCGGATGGAATAACCGATGGCCGCCCAGCCACCGCCGTTGCCTACCTTGCGCATAGATCGTCGTCCAATTCTCAAAATCCCGCCCCATCGCGGTGTAGCCGCTATTCTAGGCGAGTGATCCATCAGTAGCTACCGTCGCCAGACGGTGGGGTTTGTAGCTACCGTTACCAGACAGTGGATTCAGGGGGGGACATGCGGGGCAGTTGCAAAACTAGGGATAGTGTGGCCAGGAAGCCGTAAACGCGTACGCCATGGCGCATTGAACTGCGATTAGTTCTGCCCTGGGCTGATAAAATCGTAACCCGAAGCGTTAGCGAGGGAATATTGATTGCCCCTCGCTAACGCTCTCTGAACTTGCGCTCTTCGAACTTGCGCTCTTCATAATTAATGGCCAGGAAACGCACCATGAACTGGTTGTTCGTACTCGTACTCAGCCCCTGGCGGTACTCGTACTTCTACGCGAACAGTGCTTTTCGAGCACGAGCACCATTTCATTCATTGAGTACGAGCACGATTCCTGGCCAAAAAGCAATTTCAATACTAACGCTTCGGGTGGTGATAACTACCCTACGCTCGTCCATTTTGGTGATTCTCATCAGCCCAGTTCTACCCCGCGCCGGCCCACCATTTGTGCGCATCGAGTGTGCCCAGATCATCCTCGTTTAATTCTAACCTACCGCCATTTGGCACCGTTTGGCTTTGCAGTGGGGCAGTTGCCAGCTAAGATCAACGATTATGACAAAACACATCTTCGTAACCGGCGGCGTCGTTAGTTCTATCGGCAAGGGATTGACCAGCGCTTCGATCGGCATGTTGCTGGAAGCGCGTGGACTGCGCGTGCGGATGCAGAAGCTGGATCCGTATATCAATGTCGATCCGGGAACGATGAGCCCCTACCAGCACGGTGAAGTGTACGTGCTGGATGATGGTAGCGAGACCGATTTGGATTTGGGCCACTACGAGCGTTTCACGAACGCCCCGCTGACTCGCGATTCCAACTACACCACCGGGCAGATTTATTTGTCGGTGATTGAGAAGGAGCGGAAAGGCCAATTCCTGGGCAAGACCGTCCAGGTCATCCCGCACATTACCGACGAAATTAAGAGCGTCATCCGGAAAATTGGCCAGACAGACGTCGACGTCGTAATCACTGAAATTGGTGGTACCGTCGGCGACATTGAGAGCTTGCCGTTCCTAGAGGCCATTCGGCAGTATCCGTTGGCGGCCGGTCGTGAAAACTGTCTGTTTATCCATTTGACTTTGGTGCCCTATCTGAAGGCGGCTGGCGAACTGAAGACCAAGCCCACCCAACACTCGGTTGGCCAGCTTCGGCAGATCGGTATTCAGCCAGACATCTTGATCTGCCGTTGCGAACAATCGCTATCGCGCGACGAGCGCGAGAAGATTGCCCTGTTCTGTAACTTGGACCCCAAGGCGGTAATCGAAGAGCGTGACAAAGATTTTTCGATCTACGAAGTTCCGCTCAGCCTGGTCTCCAACGGTCTGGACGAATTGATTGTCAGTCGGCTGGGCCTGGCCGCCGGCACGCCCAACCTGGAGCCAATCAAAGAGATTCTGCATCGGCTACGCAATCCTCAGCATGAAATCAGCATTGCCGTCGTTGGCAAGTATGCCGAGCACAAGGACGCCTACAAGTCGATCTACGAAGCGCTGGATCACGCCGGCATTCATCACCGCGCGCAAATTCGCATCGGCCGCATTCAAAGTGAAGATATTGAAAACGAAGGCGCCGAAGTGTTGCTTTCGGGCTACGACGCCATTTTGGTTCCCGGTGGCTTCGGCGAGCGTGGCATTGACGGCAAATTGTCGACGATTCGCTACGCGCGAGAAAAGGGCATCCCCTTCTTTGGCATCTGCCTGGGCATGCAGTGCGCCGTGATCGAGTACGGCAGAAACGTAATGGGCCTTGAGGCCGCACATTCCACCGAGTTCGACAAGAACAGCCCGCATCCGGTGATCTGCCTGCTGAATGAACAGCGTGAGATAACGCACTTGGGCGGCACCATGCGCTTGGGCAGTCAAACCGCCAAGCTCCTGCACGGTTCGTTGGCTTGCAACGCCTATGGTCAAGTTGAAATTGCGGAGCGGCATCGCCATCGCTATGAATTCAATAACCAGTATCGCCAGCGATTTGAAGCCCACGGCTTCCGCTTTTCCGGCACCAATCCCGATGGCAGCTTGGTAGAAATTGTCGAACTGCCCGAGCACCCCTGGTTTCTAGCCGTTCAATTCCACCCTGAATTCAAATCCAAACCCACGCAAGCCCACCCCCTGTTTGCCAGTTTCGTCCACGCTGCCATCGACCGCCGCTCCCGCCGCAACAAAGCAACCGACTCTAATCAGCTGTTGCCGATGTAAGCATCGCCGGGCCTTGCTGAGCCTTCCTCTGTTCTCAGAACGGGAATGCCGAAGCCTCTGATCAAGACTTGATTGCCTTTGTGTGCTGCCCAAAGTCTGAGTAGGCTCAACAACGATGTGATTTATTGCAAGGCAGATTGAGCTTTGGAATGGCAGAAAAGGTAGTCAGGCAGCGTCTACTTTGACTTCCGGGCGAACCAGTACTCAGCGGGTAGAGCAAGCGGCTGTTAACCGCTGGGTCGTAGATTTGAGCCCTACCGAAGGAGCTTTCGTCAAAGTTCGAACTTTGGCGACCAAAAGACTTAACGCCCGGCGTCGAGAGATCGACCGCCGGGCGTTTTTCGTTTCTACCCAGTTTTTCGCGGGTTTCCAACGCTTTTCGCGGTTCGCCAGCCCAAACCGCCGCGCGCTCTGTTTGCAGAGAGATTTCCGACTCTCGAACGCAACCTTCAAGGTTGCACCCGCCGGTGCGAAAAAACGGTCCCGAACTCTCTTACTCTCTCTTTTCGGGGGCCTCCAGAGTTAACACAGAGTTCTCGTTCGAAGTCCGGATGAAACGGATTCGAACGAACTTCCCAAGAGCTGACTGACGAACGTTAAGCCACCCGATAGAATGGGCGGTATTGGCAACCAAAATCTGCATTCCCAATTATTTGTGATGACCGAGCACGCGTTTACGAGCCACGATGAACAACTAGAACCTTCTGCACCACGAAGTGCTTACGAAACATCTTTTCGAGGATACCGGAAGGGGGCGTTCAAATGTGAGCATCAAAAGATCACGAGGGCGAGCCTTTCTCTTATGTGGATGCTCGAGTCTCACATTCGTTTTGACGGGAGCGAATAGTGTCCCCCAACAATCACAATGCTACAGACGCGGCGCTGGGATATTATTACCAAGGCATGTATGCACTGAGCCTCTTGTTGAACGCAAATGATGATGCATGCGTCAGCATCGAAACTGCAGATGATGTTACGCTGGAAGACGGTATGACACATCTACACCAGTTGAAGCATTCTCTATGTCCAACTTCTCCGCTAACAATATCAACAGATGCCTTCTGGAAGACACTAAAGGTCTGGAGCGACAATTCAAGATCCCCCAACGAAAGTTTGATACTAGCGACCTGCGCGACAATCGGAGTGGACTGCCCGCTACAAGAATTGACCTCCAAGGAAATTCCCAGATCAAAACAAGTGATTGATTTTATCTCGAATGAAGCGATACGGGTCCGAATTGCAAGAGATACAGCAAAAAAAGCTGGAAAGCCACTTCCTTACCAAAAACGAGCTCCTGGCTGCGAAGCTTGGCTTGCTCTAGAGAATGACTCGCAACAAATGTTCTTGGATCGAGTCTTGCTCGTGCCTTCGATTCCAAACGCAGCAGATATCCCAAACACCATTAGTACACAACTCCGAAGCGCAGTAAGGCCTGAAGTCCGTTCCCGACTTGTTGAACGATTGCTTGAGTGGTGGGATCGCCAAGTCGTTCTTTCGATGCTGAGAAAACGCGACCGACGGCTTTCTAAGTTGGAGCTGCAATCGCAAATAGGCAACTTGATTATCGAACATTCTGATTTTTCGTTACCCGTCGATTTTGCTCGCTTGAAGCCTGACGATCTTAAAGCCGAGATGACAGGCGTAATGGTTGAACAAATCGAATTGGTTGATGGTGGTGAGTCTCGCACGACTAGGGCTGCTATCGCTAGATGGAGGGTGCGAGTACAGCGTGAAAAGTGGCTTAATGATAATTTTGCTATTGCCACGGAGCTCGACGCGTTTGATTCGCTGTTGGTTGAACGTTGGCAAGACAGGCATGGTCCAATGCAGGATGACTGCAAAGGACGATGTGCAGAGGAATGTTCGCGTCGTGGCAGAGAGTTGCTCGACTGGTCACATCTGACAGCACACACAGAAAGCATATCGATCCGACCGATGTTTTCGCATGAATTCTTGGTTCAAGGGACTTACCAACAGCTGTCGGACGAAAAACGCGTTGGCTGGCATCCAAATTACTTAGCATTGCTTAGTCTTGGCAGAAAGGAGGCTTGACCATGGCCACAAAATCAGTTGACACGTTTGCGCACACCAATCCCGCATTCTGCGCGCTTGTATTGCGTGCGTTCGTTGAGGGCTACCAAAAATCTGATGCCAGGGGCGTGCTTCTCCCACTGATGCTGCTGCCTCTTCCTGTCATACTGTCCAATGACCTAGCATCTACCTTTGACGGCACCAATAGTCGTACAGGACTCATTACATGGACTGGTCGAAACCCTGAGCTTATCCTTTCGTTGCCGTATTACGTAGACGGATCGGCCCAGCTCTCAAGGGAAGCCCTACTCTTTGCGGTGACGTACAAAGTGCTAAAACTTAACAATAACGGACGAATCGAAACCGACGAAACCGGCCTCAGGCGGAAATTACGCACGCCAGCTTCGGATTCAAAAGGGAAGGCGTTTTTGCACTCGCGAACTTTTGGGAAGTGGCTCGGCGACACTGGGTCTTTAGAAACAATATTCGCCTGCTTGGGGATCAAGTCATGACGCGGGTGCAAATCAAATCCATCTATTTGTACAGCCATCATGGCGAACGGATATCCGTCGACTTTGATCCTTCTAGTGTCAATATCTTGGTTGGTGTTTCTTACGCGGGCAAATCCTCGCTGATTGAAATAGTTGATTACTGCTTGGGTTCAACAGAGTGCCATATACCAGGAGTTGTTCGAGAGGCATCGTCTTGGGTGGGAGTACATTGGCAGAATGGAAGGTCTGAGATTCTTGTTCTGCGACGCGTCCCATCTCCCTCAAAGCAATCGAGCGAGGAAGTTTTTTTTGCAGTTGGAGCATCGATAGAAATACCTGAAAATGCCTCCCAGATAACGCCAAACACAAATCGAGATGGTGGCCTCCGGCAATTTGAGCAATGCTTGTACTTGGGTGAGGTTGATGGTGAAACGTTCACAGATCGAGAGAGTGTTCGGATTTCTCTTCGCAATGCCACTCCATACTTGTTTCAAAGCGATGACGTAATCATCAATAAAACCACACTGCTACGAGGCACGAACGATGAAAGGCGAATATCGATTGCGGACTCGCTTCCATACTTCCTGGGTGCTGTGGATGAGTCTACAGCGCAGGCAGAAGCAAAACTTAAGCAAATTAAATCACGGATCGAAAAAGAGACTAGGAAGGCGGACGCCGCTGAGCGGCTAATTGGACAAGAAAGAGATCGATCGCTTTCATTGTTGTCAGAAGCTGCTCAATTGCAAATGATCGAACCAGTCGCATCCGATGCTTCTCAGGACCAAATAACTGAGAATTTAATCACAGTATCTAACTGGACAAATTCCCCTTCAACCTATGGAGAGGAAGATCAGCTGAACGAGTTGTACCGGCAAGAGCAAGAACTTCGGCAAAAGTATGCCGTTCTTCGCCGCCAACTTAACGATGCCGATTTTGCGATAGAATCAGCCACAAACTATTCTGGCACAGTTCAACGCCAAACGTCGAAACTTGATGTTGTGAGTTTCTTCCGGCCTAACGCGCGAAGTCAATCCTGTCCCCTATGCGAGTCACAACTTTCTGAAAAGACTGCACAACTAAGTGCTATTGATTCTGCTCTTGCGCAACTCAAAAGAGAACTTGCCGATGTTGAAATAGATCGACCAAAGATTGACAAATTCGTTATGCGAACGAGCGAGGACCTGAGAAATATTGGCGAACAATTGGAGATCGTTCGCGCGAGAATTGCTGCGGTAATAAGAGAGTCCGAAGATACTGCCGACCGACTTAGCCAAGACGATCGACGACTGCGGGTATCGGGCAGGGTTAGCTACTATTTGGAAGATCGACTCAGTGCTGGAATAGCGGTTGATAGATCCGGGATTGAAAAACTCCAATCAGAATTAGAAGAATTAGTAAAGATTGCTAATCCCGAAGCAAAGGCAGAGAGGATTGATGCACTCCAGAGCCAAGTTTCGATTTATGCGAGTGCGTTGCTTAAACGGCTACCGTTCGACCCCAACTACCGGGATAGCCAAATTGCCTTCAATGTTCGCGGCTTAAGTATACGCTTTATACTCGGGCCACGATTAATGCAGATGCGGGATATTGGTGGTGATGAAAGCTATTTGAGTGGACATGTTGCTACGCTATTGGCATTGCATCGAGTTTTTGCCGAAGGCAATCGCCCTGTACCGGGCGTAATCATTTTTGATCAGTTGAGCAGGCCATTTTTTCCTGCAGATAAATTTCAGGGCGAAGTGGAAGTTAAAAACGATGATCGTTCTGACCTGAAGCAGTACTTCGACGTTCTATTCGATGAGGTGGAGCTTCAAAAATCCTTGCAAGTGATCGTCTTAGAACACGCACTATTTGCAGATGACGCTAGATACAGCTCGGCCGTTAAACGTCGCTGGAATAACGAATCTCGATTGATCCCTTCTGACTGGCCGCGTGTTACCGAATAATCTAGAGTTGAGATTAATTCAACTGTGCAACTCTATGCTTAGTTATGAGGCAGGAAATCGATCCGGCTTGTGAATTAGGCTTATTCCAGCGAATAGTTTGCCTGACCCATATACCTATTCAGTTGACTGGACCACGTTCCAATTTTCAGGCTGCAAAAATGCAATTCACATCGATCGAATTGAGTCGAAAATCGATTCTCGAATGCCTGTGGCTTTTGCAAATTGGAGAATAATGTCCTTCGCTAAAACGACAGCTTCTACAGGAGACCCATTTGTGTTCGGAATCACAACCTCCTGTTTCTTGTGAAGCACGCAGGATACATACGCGACGCTAATATAGCGGAGCACGTCGCATGCGCCGTTAGGATTGTGAAGCATTCTTCCAAGTAGCTCGATTGTATCTCGCAACCACGGTGGGTCGAGGTCTTCATTCACGACGCCTAGCTTTCGAATCAGATCGAATGTTCTCTCTTTCTCACGAAGGCCAAATGGCCCGCCGTAGAAGTAAAGGCGAGCGTGGTTTGGGATGTTTTGCAGGCCATGTGAATGTACAAACGCTGCCGCCTCAAGTAGACAATGTGCAAATCGTTCTGCTCCAACAAATGCCAAGAGCACGTCACGATCGTCTTCAGGAGAGAGGACGTGAGCAACTGACTCGAATGTTCCAACAAGCTGCATGAGCGCCCTGAATCGCTCAATGTACCAGTATGTATACGACAAAAATGAGTAGACTCGCTTCTTTTGAAGTTGTTCTTGGGACGGAGAAACGCCCTTTGTCGTCCCAACGCCCCATCGCTGAAGGGTCGTTTCAAAATCAGTGAGATCGCCGAGAGCCGCACTCGTTTCTTTCGCGCGCAGGCGCAGTTCCAGGCCGTCGAGGTGAGATGCCGGCAATGCGCACAATCCCATTTTCGGAGCGATCGCCGCGATATGAGAATCAACATTTGGTCTCAAGTAATACGCCAAATCTGCCCCAAAATAGTCCTTCACTCCTCTTAGCCAAAAAAGGCGATTTGCGTCGGACACATTCCGGCCGCTCTTGCAGTCGCCCACCACGCAGGTCCGATTGAAGAGCCGGTCAAACTTAATCCCTAATACATCAAGGTCAGTCAGAGACCGGCGTTTTAATGTGTTTCCCAGGTCTTCATAGTTGCTTAGCTCAACTTCTAATGGCGACCAGTAGCCCTCCGCGAATAGTATTCGGCGAAATTGTAGCTTTAGCGGCAAATCCTTATCCAATGTCTTAGCCATGAGTGTTCATCCCTCGCGTCAGTTTTGTCAGTTCCCGAATGATGTCAGCTCTCGTCTCCTCTGAGACAACCGGATCTGAGGTCATTCGTGGGCGAGTAGACGCTGGACCTTGATATTGAGACGGTGACAATAATGCTTTCTGAGCATCTAGATCTATAGAAACAGATGAACTGGTTCCATACTCAAGCATCTCAATTGCTATGTTGAGAGCCTTCATATTTTCGTCAGTATCATCGATACGAAAGTTCCAGCGATTTGTCGACTCCTCGAAAGGATGCCCTATAAGCTTCTCCGCTAAAAGGCCATACTGGCTCATCAAGTCTGGATGTCCGCGATTAAACTGCTTGTTGTCTCTGAGCACCTCCAGGATGCGACGTGGGTACTTTATCGCCACCCCTTGCGAGAAGCTTTGTCCATATCGGACGCACGACAAGATTGCTCGCGACTTGTCCAGAATGGTCTTTTCCTCTGGAGCAAGTCCGCCTCGTGGTGCAAAGAGGAAGCGTTGCGCTCCAGTTGCACCACTAACCGTTACTGGCATGATGACTCCAGTTTGAATCGCATCCATTAACGTCTTGTTGGAGGCGATTCGACCATCTGACATGGCTAGCCCTTGCGACTGTGACAGTGTTTCTATTGCTGCGGTAACTTCATTCGGAAACCTTTTCGCCCACTGGAGGTACGCAGACGGGTTGCCATCAACCGCTAGTGGAGAATAGGCGGTTGGGGTACCGTCAACTGTCTGAATTGCCAATAATTGTCCACACATCATCACATCGCTCATGATCGCAAATTCGTTTGAGTTCAATGAGTACTGTGATTGCAACACAGGAACAGCAACTGGTCCATGATGCAGGTGTTCAAGGGAAGCAATTCCAGCCTGTTCAAGCTCGTTCGGCCTAAGGTCTTGCCAACGCTTTCCAAGCTCGGAGTAGCCGGATCGAAATTCTGGTACCTTTACATCAATTCGCTTTACCTGCTCACCTGATTTGGTGATGCGGATGAAGTCAATCGTCTCTAGCTCACGCAAGACAGCCGGCAGCTCTATGCTGTTGATTCCAAGTGAAGCTGCTGCGTACTCGATTTGTTCGTACTGATCGATATACAGCAATCCGCGTAGGTGCATGGCAAGGCTGGAGGCTTTTCCAATGAGCAGCGTATTCTTGAACTTCACTTCTTTTGGACCAAAAGTTGTGACTACTTTCAAGCTTTCGTGAAAATCTTGCGTTCGAAGACCAATCAGAGTTGGGTCCATGGTGTTTTTCTCGCTGCACTTGGGGAGCCTGTAAGCAACATTATGACATCTACTTCTGTAATGGGGTTCACAAAAAGGAGTCGACTTTCCAGCTAGGAACAATGGTTATGACTTTTCGCCTGCACCCTAATCCGTCATTTCGAACCCGCACCGGGTATTCCTACAGATAGACGCGGCTGTTGTGGCTGCGAATGTCTGTCTTCGAGCCGCTAATTATAGCGGCGTTGAGCATGGAGGTGCGAGTTGCTCTCGTCTGTTCCCCCTTCTTCCTTGTCCGCGCCGGCTCGGCGATCGGAAATCGCTGCGATTCTGGCCGCGGGCATTGTGCGAATGAAATCGCGTATGGCGATCCTCGATTCAGAAATCGACGACGAACCAGCAGAATTGCCAACAGCTTGCCTTGAGGTTTCTTCGGAAAGCGTGCTCTCTGTGACCAACGTGGTTAACGACCAGTGAGTCCGTATTCCCGGGAGAAATCAATGCAAATCGACATCGACAAAGAGGTCGCTCTGCTCCAGCGCATGACAGTTGGGCAGTTGCGAGAGAAATTCGAAGAGACGTGGGGAGAGCCAACCAACACACGCAACAAACAGTGGCTGATCAAACGCATCGCATGGAAGATGCAGGCCAACATCGAAGGTGATATTTCACAGCGGGCTAGGCGTCGCGCCGCTGAGCTCGCTCGCGGCACCGACATCCGTACGACTGCCCCCAAAGCCATCAAGCCAGCCCCGAAGTCGACGGGCGACACCGTGACGGGTTTCGTCCAGCCAGAAGAGGACAATCGTCTCCCGCCGCCGAGATCAGAGATCGAGCGAGTCTACAAAGGCGAGAAAATCGTGGTGCTCGTTTTGGATAACGGCTTCGAATACGAGGGGGCGATCTACAAGACGCTAAGCGCTGTGGCCAAGAAGATTA comes from the Pirellulaceae bacterium genome and includes:
- a CDS encoding undecaprenyl-diphosphate phosphatase, which gives rise to MSDHLKALIIGIVEGLTEFLPVSSTAHIRICQELLNISLEDSYWKMFAIVIQLGAVLAVVVYFRYRILDFLRHFPGGRSGQRKWWNHPLSLVTLSFVVTAIPCFLLDKYIGDNLENFHVIGAALIIGGVLMLWIDRTFSQRATTHHMDDITVPQALVIGCTQILAAAFPGVSRSMSTIAGGQVMGLSRPAALEFSFFLSLPVMLAATGFKLLQFVLKSITTITTDQWLILGNGFVVSFLVGWAVIAWFMSWVNRHGFAPFAVYRLVIGSAVLLWLA
- a CDS encoding FdhF/YdeP family oxidoreductase, with amino-acid sequence MRKVGNGGGWAAIGYSIRKARQAGGLWKFYKALRSKNACKTCALGMGGQKGGMVNERGAFPEVCKKSMQAMASDMQPAITAEFWQQNSVAELQSWSSRQLEISGRLIQPVLYTRGASHFRPVTWREAMQRIEDALKSLAPDQTFWYFSGRSSNEAGFLLQLVARLYGTNNVNNCSYYCHQASGVGLNKALGTGTATVTLEDIEHCDLAFIIGGNPASNHPRLLTSLTHLRRRGGQVILINPVRELGMVKFRIPSDVRSMLFGSSIASHYCQPHIGGDLALLTGIAKAVVQCGAADEAFIANHTSGGANFVQHLQGLRWSDLEQRSGVTQAEMRRIAELYAQSRAAIFGWTMGITHHVHGVENVEAIVNLALLRGMVGRSGAGLMPIRGHSNVQGMGSVGVTPKLKDAIFNNLQQHYQLPLPTSPGMDTMACMEAAHSGQTQAAICLGGNLYGSNPDAAYAKQALGQLRLLATLSTTLNTGHVHALADQTLILPVLPRDEEPQPTTQESMFNFVRLSDGGPVRYPGPRSEIQVVAELGQRLVGDSAAIQWTDMQQSDTIRQWIGQVVPGYQAIGSIGQTKQEFQITGRILHQPRFSTPDGRAIFHSHPIPELAAIGVDQLRLMTVRSEGQFNTVVYEEEDLYRGQERRDLILIHPDDLRRLNLQPDQPVEITSSVGRIAGYLARSYDDIRPGNALMYYPEANVLVPRTLDPQSKTPAFKCVIVTVKPATAAPLNR
- a CDS encoding CTP synthase, producing the protein MTKHIFVTGGVVSSIGKGLTSASIGMLLEARGLRVRMQKLDPYINVDPGTMSPYQHGEVYVLDDGSETDLDLGHYERFTNAPLTRDSNYTTGQIYLSVIEKERKGQFLGKTVQVIPHITDEIKSVIRKIGQTDVDVVITEIGGTVGDIESLPFLEAIRQYPLAAGRENCLFIHLTLVPYLKAAGELKTKPTQHSVGQLRQIGIQPDILICRCEQSLSRDEREKIALFCNLDPKAVIEERDKDFSIYEVPLSLVSNGLDELIVSRLGLAAGTPNLEPIKEILHRLRNPQHEISIAVVGKYAEHKDAYKSIYEALDHAGIHHRAQIRIGRIQSEDIENEGAEVLLSGYDAILVPGGFGERGIDGKLSTIRYAREKGIPFFGICLGMQCAVIEYGRNVMGLEAAHSTEFDKNSPHPVICLLNEQREITHLGGTMRLGSQTAKLLHGSLACNAYGQVEIAERHRHRYEFNNQYRQRFEAHGFRFSGTNPDGSLVEIVELPEHPWFLAVQFHPEFKSKPTQAHPLFASFVHAAIDRRSRRNKATDSNQLLPM
- a CDS encoding DUF3732 domain-containing protein; this translates as MTRVQIKSIYLYSHHGERISVDFDPSSVNILVGVSYAGKSSLIEIVDYCLGSTECHIPGVVREASSWVGVHWQNGRSEILVLRRVPSPSKQSSEEVFFAVGASIEIPENASQITPNTNRDGGLRQFEQCLYLGEVDGETFTDRESVRISLRNATPYLFQSDDVIINKTTLLRGTNDERRISIADSLPYFLGAVDESTAQAEAKLKQIKSRIEKETRKADAAERLIGQERDRSLSLLSEAAQLQMIEPVASDASQDQITENLITVSNWTNSPSTYGEEDQLNELYRQEQELRQKYAVLRRQLNDADFAIESATNYSGTVQRQTSKLDVVSFFRPNARSQSCPLCESQLSEKTAQLSAIDSALAQLKRELADVEIDRPKIDKFVMRTSEDLRNIGEQLEIVRARIAAVIRESEDTADRLSQDDRRLRVSGRVSYYLEDRLSAGIAVDRSGIEKLQSELEELVKIANPEAKAERIDALQSQVSIYASALLKRLPFDPNYRDSQIAFNVRGLSIRFILGPRLMQMRDIGGDESYLSGHVATLLALHRVFAEGNRPVPGVIIFDQLSRPFFPADKFQGEVEVKNDDRSDLKQYFDVLFDEVELQKSLQVIVLEHALFADDARYSSAVKRRWNNESRLIPSDWPRVTE